One part of the Chloroherpetonaceae bacterium genome encodes these proteins:
- a CDS encoding Coenzyme F420 hydrogenase/dehydrogenase, beta subunit C-terminal domain, with product MSHHRATTSAPLPSLPVVSSHKETLCSQCGLCQVRAWSAKESYESCVFELGWLGDAESFVHGRQRSLADLEEMRFGIMRARYIARLRSPLPDAQWSGIITRLAAKAFEHRLVEAVAAVKRSATHYFVPEPVLARSTDDIYATRGNKPVLSPTLRSLEVAYRQGIRKLMVIGASCHIHVLRDFQRRFPYLSDVDIFAVGLPCVDNIKPKMLRWVLTRLSKSPDTVRHYEFMQDFTVHFRHENGELEKVPYFSLPQELSQPEVFAPSCMSCFDYMNSLADITIGYVAAPLVKDEKRQMILVRTEKGEQLFQLIKDELEFFPEVSSGDCTSAVKANVKATLARWQCAEKPTGRRIPIWLGKVMAFLLSHLSFKGVEFARYSIDFHLIRNYYFVKMRYPEKLHTLVPKHVYKLLERYGFEA from the coding sequence ATGAGCCACCATCGGGCTACAACCTCTGCCCCTTTGCCGAGTCTGCCAGTTGTCTCTTCACATAAAGAAACCCTTTGTAGCCAGTGCGGACTTTGCCAAGTTCGTGCTTGGTCGGCAAAAGAGAGCTACGAGAGCTGTGTGTTTGAGCTTGGCTGGCTCGGCGACGCTGAGTCTTTTGTGCATGGTCGGCAGCGCTCACTTGCAGACCTTGAAGAAATGCGCTTTGGCATTATGCGTGCTCGCTACATTGCGCGCCTTCGGTCTCCGCTTCCCGATGCACAGTGGAGCGGCATCATCACACGCCTTGCTGCCAAGGCATTTGAGCATAGGCTGGTTGAAGCTGTTGCCGCTGTTAAACGTAGTGCTACTCATTATTTTGTTCCAGAGCCTGTCTTAGCGCGTTCTACAGATGACATTTATGCTACTCGTGGCAATAAGCCAGTGTTATCTCCCACGCTGAGAAGTCTCGAGGTCGCTTACCGTCAAGGTATTCGCAAACTGATGGTGATTGGTGCTTCGTGCCATATTCACGTTCTGCGAGATTTTCAGCGTCGCTTCCCCTACCTGTCAGATGTGGACATTTTTGCAGTAGGGCTTCCTTGCGTAGATAACATCAAGCCAAAGATGCTGCGCTGGGTTTTGACACGGCTCTCCAAGTCACCTGATACCGTGCGTCATTACGAGTTTATGCAAGATTTTACGGTGCACTTTAGGCACGAAAATGGCGAGCTCGAGAAAGTCCCTTACTTTTCACTTCCGCAAGAGCTTTCGCAGCCTGAAGTATTTGCCCCGAGCTGTATGAGCTGCTTCGACTATATGAACAGCCTTGCTGACATTACCATTGGCTACGTTGCTGCGCCACTGGTCAAGGACGAAAAGCGACAGATGATTTTAGTGCGCACGGAAAAGGGTGAACAGCTCTTTCAACTTATTAAAGATGAACTGGAATTTTTCCCCGAAGTCTCCTCAGGCGACTGCACGAGTGCAGTTAAGGCAAATGTGAAAGCCACTTTAGCGCGCTGGCAATGTGCAGAAAAGCCCACTGGTCGGCGCATTCCAATCTGGCTTGGTAAAGTGATGGCGTTTTTGCTCTCGCACCTCAGCTTCAAGGGCGTGGAGTTTGCTCGCTACTCTATTGATTTTCATCTCATTCGCAACTATTACTTTGTCAAAATGCGCTATCCTGAAAAGCTCCACACACTTGTGCCAAAGCATGTGTATAAACTTTTGGAGCGATATGGCTTTGAGGCATAG
- a CDS encoding aminotransferase class V-fold PLP-dependent enzyme gives MYREHYSRFLSASPHRLHFAAHSHHLWLDVTRAAQLQYWDDSAKYADKKWEYIFSTVVPKAQRHTARILDLSYPEQIVFAPNTHEFVARLLSCLDWSKPIYVLTTDSEFYSFTRQAMRLCECAPDIFHLQIVPVEPFETFVERFCHTIRRRNFNMIFFSHVFFNSGFVVEHLETIVSSISSPETIIVIDGYHGFCAIPTSLKQIEHRIFYLSGGYKYAQSGEGVCFLAVPKTCSFRPIYTGWFAEFGKLSDSPSDAVAYSEDGFRFAGATFDPSGLYRFNAAMDWLQAQNLSIQHIHKYVSDLQSYFLDCLDKTPISFLPLSSLCPPLSIRARGHFLTFERPNAAEIFTKLSEQNIYIDRRGNRLRFGFGLYHTKEDIDELFERLRLIS, from the coding sequence ATGTATCGTGAGCACTATTCTCGGTTTCTTTCTGCTTCACCCCATCGCTTGCACTTTGCTGCGCATAGTCATCACCTTTGGCTTGATGTAACGCGTGCCGCGCAGTTACAATATTGGGACGACTCTGCCAAATATGCTGATAAAAAGTGGGAATATATTTTTTCTACGGTTGTCCCCAAAGCGCAACGCCATACTGCACGCATCCTTGACCTTTCTTATCCTGAGCAGATTGTTTTTGCACCAAACACGCACGAATTTGTTGCACGTCTTCTCTCATGCTTAGATTGGTCTAAACCTATTTATGTGCTCACAACAGACAGTGAATTCTACAGCTTCACGCGTCAAGCAATGCGCTTATGTGAATGCGCACCCGATATATTTCACTTGCAGATTGTACCTGTTGAGCCTTTCGAGACTTTCGTGGAGCGGTTTTGTCATACCATAAGACGCCGAAATTTTAATATGATTTTTTTCAGCCATGTTTTTTTCAATTCAGGATTTGTAGTAGAGCATCTGGAAACTATCGTGTCCAGCATTTCTTCGCCTGAGACCATAATCGTGATTGATGGATATCACGGCTTTTGTGCTATTCCGACTTCTCTTAAGCAGATTGAGCATCGCATTTTTTACTTATCAGGCGGATACAAGTATGCCCAATCTGGTGAAGGTGTCTGCTTTTTAGCTGTTCCTAAGACTTGTTCTTTTCGTCCTATTTACACAGGCTGGTTTGCCGAGTTTGGCAAATTATCAGATTCTCCCTCCGATGCAGTCGCATACAGCGAAGATGGATTTCGTTTCGCAGGCGCTACATTTGACCCCAGCGGCTTATATCGCTTTAATGCGGCAATGGACTGGCTACAGGCGCAAAATCTCAGCATTCAACACATACACAAATATGTTTCCGACTTGCAATCATACTTCTTAGACTGTCTTGACAAAACTCCCATCTCTTTCTTGCCACTTTCTTCGCTTTGTCCGCCCCTCTCAATCAGAGCACGCGGACATTTCCTTACTTTTGAGCGACCCAATGCGGCTGAAATTTTTACTAAGCTCTCCGAGCAAAACATCTACATTGACCGCCGTGGCAACCGTTTGCGATTTGGGTTTGGTTTATATCATACAAAAGAAGATATTGACGAGCTATTTGAGCGTCTTCGGCTCATCTCTTAG
- a CDS encoding alpha/beta hydrolase-fold protein produces MAKKFILCLSIGLLSTVQIAAQPSPTSFTSFHAFKDTLMKLAEESREAAGSARLNAFWAALVQARKVPFALGDSVAFLYRGVANSVRWNGDFNSWGSASHIRSSGERLNNTDIWLLEHRFPSDARLDYKIVLNGSTWILDPNNPLVQMSGFGLNSELRMPNYQPSPDVTLRTTQRGQLSDNFRISSLRLGYTVQYRVYTPFGYERGAAQLPTIYVTDGHEYANDAMGSMVIVLDNLIAERRIRPVIAVFIDPRNPDNLSQNRRMSELTMNPNYLAFVTEELMPRIDSLYHADRRPESRAILGTSLGGVCAAYFGLNASHAFGLIAIQSPALWTATSLMTEYQQKPRLPLKVFLSTGTIFDGETNTRAFKRILEEKNYPVRYREVNEGHSWGNWRALLSDMLTYFFGTVSSVRKIEGTLPNSYRLEQNYPNPFNPSTTIVYELPVASPVTLKVYDTLGREVATLVSERQTAGRYEVNFAVSQNSLSSGIYFYRLQAGTFSQTRKMLLLK; encoded by the coding sequence ATGGCTAAAAAATTTATTCTGTGCTTAAGCATCGGACTACTCTCGACGGTGCAAATAGCGGCACAACCCTCACCAACGAGTTTCACTTCATTTCACGCCTTTAAAGATACACTGATGAAGTTAGCTGAAGAAAGTCGTGAAGCAGCAGGGAGCGCAAGGCTGAACGCATTCTGGGCAGCACTGGTGCAAGCAAGAAAAGTGCCATTCGCACTGGGCGATTCAGTGGCATTTCTCTATCGGGGGGTGGCTAACAGTGTAAGATGGAACGGAGATTTCAACAGCTGGGGTAGCGCAAGCCACATCCGTTCCAGTGGTGAGAGACTTAACAACACCGACATCTGGCTGCTGGAGCACCGCTTCCCAAGCGATGCACGCCTCGATTACAAAATTGTGCTCAACGGAAGCACTTGGATTTTAGACCCGAACAATCCGCTGGTGCAAATGAGTGGGTTCGGACTGAATTCCGAACTTCGAATGCCGAACTATCAGCCATCGCCTGATGTAACGCTCCGCACAACCCAGCGTGGGCAGCTTTCCGATAACTTTCGCATTTCAAGCCTGCGGCTGGGCTACACTGTGCAATACCGCGTCTATACACCATTTGGCTATGAGCGGGGGGCTGCGCAGCTACCAACTATCTATGTAACCGATGGGCATGAATACGCCAACGACGCAATGGGCAGTATGGTCATTGTACTGGACAACCTAATTGCTGAACGGCGCATTCGTCCTGTCATTGCAGTGTTCATTGACCCCAGAAATCCAGACAACCTGTCTCAAAATCGAAGAATGTCTGAACTTACAATGAACCCTAACTACTTAGCATTTGTGACGGAGGAACTGATGCCGCGCATTGACTCACTATACCACGCTGACCGCCGTCCAGAAAGCCGTGCGATTTTGGGTACTTCGCTAGGTGGTGTCTGTGCGGCATATTTTGGACTGAATGCATCACACGCCTTCGGTTTAATCGCAATCCAATCACCAGCGCTCTGGACAGCGACATCTTTAATGACGGAGTATCAACAGAAACCGCGCTTGCCTCTCAAAGTTTTTCTCTCAACTGGAACAATCTTTGACGGTGAAACCAACACGCGAGCCTTCAAACGCATCTTGGAAGAAAAAAACTACCCAGTTCGCTACCGAGAGGTGAACGAGGGACACTCGTGGGGGAACTGGCGCGCTCTGCTAAGCGATATGCTCACGTATTTTTTCGGAACCGTGTCAAGCGTCAGAAAAATCGAGGGGACACTGCCGAACTCCTACCGATTGGAGCAAAACTACCCAAACCCATTTAATCCCTCGACCACAATTGTGTATGAATTGCCTGTAGCAAGCCCTGTAACGCTCAAAGTGTATGATACGCTTGGCAGAGAAGTGGCAACATTAGTCAGCGAGCGTCAGACCGCAGGACGCTATGAAGTGAACTTTGCAGTAAGCCAAAATTCACTGTCTTCGGGCATTTACTTCTATCGTTTGCAAGCAGGCACATTCAGTCAAACGCGCAAAATGCTGCTGCTAAAGTAA
- a CDS encoding DegT/DnrJ/EryC1/StrS family aminotransferase encodes MKIPFVDLKAQYQSIKSEIDSAIANVISETAFISGKYAKAFEEEFAAYIGIKHCISCANGTDSIEILLKAMGIGHGDEVIVPANSWISTSEAVTTVGATPVFVDILPDYYTIDPSKIEEKITPRTKVIIPVHLYGLPAEMDEIMAIARKYGLRVLEDCAQSHGATYKGKMTGTFGDCASFSFYPGKNLGAYGDAGAMVTNDDEIARIARLIANHGQPRKNEHEIEGRNSRLDGIQAAVLSVKLRHLENWTEARRRNANLYRKYLSGTHVVLPKEPEYSRHVYHLFVVRVTNREKIIDTLRAEGIETGIHYPTPLPLLKAYQRFGHKPEDFPVASSQMGKILSLPMYPELTEEMIEFVAKKIESQQVEVM; translated from the coding sequence ATGAAAATTCCTTTTGTTGACCTCAAGGCACAGTACCAGAGTATTAAATCTGAAATTGACAGTGCGATTGCAAATGTCATTTCAGAAACCGCCTTTATTAGCGGTAAATATGCGAAAGCGTTTGAAGAAGAGTTTGCAGCATATATCGGTATCAAGCACTGTATTAGCTGTGCAAATGGCACAGATTCCATAGAGATTTTGCTAAAAGCGATGGGGATTGGTCATGGCGATGAGGTAATTGTACCAGCAAATTCTTGGATTTCTACTTCTGAAGCAGTTACGACTGTAGGGGCAACGCCTGTATTCGTAGATATTTTACCAGACTACTACACGATAGATCCGAGCAAAATTGAAGAGAAAATTACACCGCGCACGAAGGTAATTATTCCAGTTCACCTTTATGGATTGCCAGCAGAGATGGATGAAATTATGGCAATTGCAAGAAAGTATGGGCTAAGGGTGTTGGAAGACTGCGCGCAATCGCACGGCGCGACTTACAAAGGAAAAATGACGGGTACATTTGGCGACTGTGCCTCATTCAGTTTTTATCCGGGTAAAAATTTAGGTGCATATGGAGATGCGGGAGCAATGGTTACAAACGACGATGAAATTGCGCGCATTGCACGATTAATTGCAAATCATGGTCAGCCAAGAAAAAATGAACACGAAATAGAAGGACGAAATAGCCGCTTAGACGGTATTCAAGCCGCAGTGCTAAGCGTGAAGTTGCGACACTTAGAAAACTGGACAGAAGCGCGACGACGAAATGCAAATTTGTATCGAAAATATCTCTCAGGAACGCATGTGGTGCTACCAAAAGAACCAGAGTATTCGCGCCATGTATATCATCTTTTTGTAGTTCGTGTGACGAATCGAGAAAAAATCATAGACACGCTTAGGGCAGAGGGGATTGAGACAGGAATTCACTATCCAACGCCACTGCCGCTGCTGAAGGCTTATCAGCGATTTGGACATAAGCCAGAAGATTTTCCAGTAGCATCATCGCAGATGGGAAAAATTCTCTCACTGCCGATGTATCCTGAATTGACAGAAGAAATGATAGAGTTTGTAGCAAAAAAGATAGAATCTCAACAAGTTGAGGTTATGTAA
- a CDS encoding RDD family protein: MHTVKVQTTQNVEISYEVASVSDRILAAIVDGCIIIAYFITVSTVLYVLSEIGLDLGNSVGIIILFGLYIVALFYDLLCEVFMDGQSFGKKAMKIKVVKIDGTEPSIGSYFLRWILRIVDIILFTPAVAILAILINGKGQRIGDIAANTTVVKLTERVKLKDTIFEAVDASHTLTYSEVSRLTESDVEVIKEVLNTAGQVSPDLAEKLKERTKAVLEQKLGVKTEQSTQAFLETLIKDYNAYHGRLA, from the coding sequence ATGCATACTGTCAAGGTTCAAACAACGCAGAATGTCGAAATTAGCTACGAAGTTGCAAGCGTCAGCGACCGCATACTGGCTGCTATAGTAGATGGGTGCATAATCATTGCATATTTCATTACTGTCAGCACAGTGCTTTATGTGCTTAGCGAAATTGGACTGGACTTAGGCAACAGCGTAGGGATTATCATCCTATTTGGGCTGTACATAGTGGCACTCTTCTATGACCTTCTCTGCGAAGTCTTTATGGACGGGCAAAGTTTCGGCAAGAAAGCAATGAAAATAAAGGTAGTCAAGATAGATGGCACAGAGCCAAGTATCGGTAGCTACTTCCTGAGGTGGATTTTGCGCATCGTGGATATTATCCTTTTCACACCAGCTGTGGCCATCTTAGCAATTCTTATTAACGGCAAAGGGCAGCGTATTGGAGATATTGCTGCGAATACGACCGTCGTGAAGCTAACTGAGCGGGTGAAATTAAAAGATACCATATTTGAGGCAGTAGACGCTTCACATACATTAACTTACAGTGAAGTGTCTCGCCTAACTGAAAGCGATGTGGAAGTAATTAAAGAGGTGCTGAATACTGCAGGGCAAGTAAGCCCTGATTTAGCAGAAAAGTTAAAGGAGAGGACCAAAGCCGTGCTTGAGCAGAAATTAGGTGTCAAAACTGAGCAATCAACGCAGGCTTTTTTAGAGACACTCATCAAAGATTACAACGCTTATCACGGGCGATTAGCCTAG